A region of Allocoleopsis franciscana PCC 7113 DNA encodes the following proteins:
- the leuD gene encoding 3-isopropylmalate dehydratase small subunit: protein MSQVQSVSGRGIPLVGNDIDTDRIIPARFLRCVTFDGLGEQAFADDRTQAKGEHPFDQPQYQGANILVVNGNFGCGSSREHAPQALSKWGIQAIVGESYAEIFFGNCVAIGIPCLTAPTETIQQLQAILKENPQASITVDLEAMQVRCGDFQASVTLGEGARQMLTTGTWDTCGQLIAQVEQIKTTAAQLPYIEWGRRVPS from the coding sequence ATGAGTCAAGTTCAATCAGTTTCAGGACGGGGAATTCCTTTAGTGGGTAATGATATCGATACCGATCGCATTATCCCCGCTCGGTTTTTACGGTGTGTCACATTTGATGGTTTGGGAGAACAAGCGTTTGCGGATGATCGCACTCAAGCTAAAGGAGAACATCCCTTTGACCAACCTCAGTATCAAGGTGCCAATATTTTAGTGGTTAATGGTAACTTTGGCTGCGGTTCTTCCAGAGAACACGCTCCTCAAGCGTTATCGAAATGGGGGATTCAAGCCATTGTAGGAGAGAGTTATGCCGAAATCTTTTTTGGTAATTGTGTTGCGATCGGCATTCCTTGCCTGACAGCGCCGACAGAAACCATCCAACAGTTACAAGCAATCCTGAAAGAGAATCCTCAAGCTTCGATAACAGTAGATTTAGAAGCAATGCAAGTTCGTTGTGGTGACTTCCAAGCTTCTGTGACTCTAGGTGAGGGAGCACGGCAAATGCTGACGACAGGAACCTGGGATACTTGCGGACAATTAATCGCCCAAGTTGAGCAGATTAAAACTACTGCGGCTCAGTTGCCTTATATTGAGTGGGGTCGTCGAGTGCCTAGCTGA
- the aqpZ gene encoding aquaporin Z, with amino-acid sequence MSIVKRCIAEFIGTFWLVFGGCGSAVLAAAFTADAAKIGANTAFPLGIGLVGVSLAFGLTVMTMAYAIGHISGCHLNPAVSFGLWMGKRFPSSDLLPYIGSQVGGAILAAAALFIIAMGQPKYGLGPDGLAVNGFGELSPGGYSLLAAFIIEFVLTFMFLMIIMGATDRRAPQGFAPVAIGLGLTLIHLIGIPVTNVSVNPARSLGPALIVAIFGGHTLALSQVWLFWLAPILGGLAAGSLYLSVFSESSLEREQQAVETRL; translated from the coding sequence ATGTCCATTGTAAAGCGGTGCATTGCTGAGTTTATCGGCACCTTTTGGCTGGTTTTTGGTGGTTGTGGAAGTGCTGTACTAGCAGCCGCCTTCACAGCAGATGCGGCAAAAATAGGTGCAAATACAGCATTTCCACTGGGTATCGGGTTAGTTGGTGTTTCTCTGGCATTCGGGTTGACCGTTATGACGATGGCGTATGCGATCGGTCACATTTCAGGCTGTCACCTGAATCCAGCCGTTTCCTTTGGCCTTTGGATGGGCAAGCGGTTTCCTAGTAGCGATTTGTTGCCTTATATCGGTTCTCAAGTGGGTGGAGCTATTTTAGCGGCAGCCGCCCTGTTTATCATTGCCATGGGTCAGCCTAAATACGGTCTAGGGCCTGATGGATTGGCCGTTAATGGTTTTGGAGAACTTTCTCCAGGTGGCTATTCCCTATTGGCGGCATTCATCATTGAGTTTGTGTTGACCTTCATGTTCTTAATGATCATCATGGGTGCAACAGACCGCCGTGCTCCTCAGGGCTTTGCTCCAGTTGCGATCGGTTTGGGACTCACGCTAATTCACTTGATTGGGATTCCGGTGACTAATGTTTCCGTCAATCCGGCGAGGAGCCTCGGTCCGGCGTTGATTGTAGCAATTTTTGGAGGTCACACCCTAGCCCTTTCTCAAGTTTGGCTTTTCTGGCTGGCACCCATTTTAGGCGGATTAGCAGCCGGCTCTCTATACTTATCGGTATTTAGTGAGTCCAGCCTAGAACGGGAGCAGCAGGCCGTGGAAAC
- a CDS encoding class I SAM-dependent methyltransferase, producing the protein MTRQTNPNEYKQEIIAFYNTRTDYDNDFTYRRAIPLVELAQLQPGQHILDVATGTGIIAIAASERVGSEGKVIAVDFTPGMLDQARRKITAAGLQNIEIIEADAESINFEDERFHAIFCATAIVLLSDIPVALRNWYRWLKKGGIVAFSSWSVTSFFTPVIIKVCAKYDLSLPNLHEPLGSPEKCRTLLQDIGFKGIEIKTEQFGRYLSLNEAQNFWKGKWLHANGHPLFGLSDEQIEQLKAEFRAEIETIATDKGVWQEITTFFVTGCK; encoded by the coding sequence ATGACTCGGCAGACGAATCCCAACGAATATAAACAAGAAATCATTGCGTTCTACAACACAAGAACCGACTATGACAATGATTTTACCTATCGTCGAGCAATTCCCCTGGTTGAATTGGCGCAACTGCAACCCGGACAACATATTTTGGATGTAGCCACGGGGACGGGTATAATTGCGATCGCAGCTTCTGAAAGAGTAGGTTCTGAAGGTAAAGTAATCGCCGTCGATTTTACTCCAGGAATGCTCGACCAAGCACGACGAAAAATTACAGCAGCCGGGTTACAAAACATCGAAATCATTGAAGCTGATGCCGAATCAATCAACTTTGAAGATGAGCGTTTCCATGCGATTTTTTGTGCCACAGCCATTGTCTTACTGAGTGATATCCCGGTGGCGTTACGCAATTGGTACCGTTGGCTCAAAAAGGGTGGAATTGTCGCCTTTTCCTCTTGGTCAGTAACATCCTTTTTCACGCCTGTGATTATTAAAGTTTGCGCTAAGTATGACTTGTCATTACCGAATCTCCATGAACCACTGGGAAGCCCAGAAAAATGTCGTACCCTACTTCAAGATATAGGGTTTAAAGGCATTGAAATAAAAACCGAGCAATTCGGTCGTTACCTCAGTCTTAACGAGGCTCAAAATTTTTGGAAAGGAAAATGGCTTCATGCGAATGGTCATCCGCTTTTTGGGCTATCCGATGAGCAAATCGAGCAATTGAAAGCGGAATTCAGGGCAGAAATTGAGACAATAGCTACAGACAAGGGAGTCTGGCAGGAAATTACTACATTCTTTGTAACAGGTTGCAAATAA